The following is a genomic window from Persephonella sp..
CTCTATATTGTATAAAGTTTCGGAAGAACCTCCTTCAAAATTTGAAGAAAAACCTTTTCATACAAGAAAAAATGAAGAAAGATGTAAAAACTGTCATGATATGAGATCCCTTCCTGAAGATATGATCCCTGAATCACCGGAAAAATCTCCCTGTTACTCCTGCCACAAGGTTTTGACCTCACGAAAAAAAGTTCACGCACCTTCGGCAAATTGGGCTTGTAATTACTGCCATATTGATGTAGGGCTCTCTTACCAAAGGTATGAAACACCATTTCCCATATCTGAAAAATGTTTTTCCTGCCATGAGTACAGGGAAAAAGTATGGATGAACAAAAAGTATGTCCATGGACCAACATCTACAGGTCAGTGTAACATATGTCACAACCCCCATTCTTCTAACAATATATTTTTCTTAAAAAAGCCTATTTGGAATTTGTGTACATCATGCCATGCTGAAAAAGCAAGTGGAACACATGTTCTTGCAGGGTTTGTTTTTGGGAAATCTCACCCAACTAGAGGAAGACCTGATCCATCAAGACCGGGAAGAGAGTTGGTCTGCTCAAGCTGTCACAATCCCCATGCCTCAAACTACAAATATATGTTTAATAACGACTATACAGGAGACAGATA
Proteins encoded in this region:
- a CDS encoding cytochrome c3 family protein; protein product: MKRIFLFLFLPFLSYGFEILAPIKNSIHEEEFATVSVKLTKDEIDKGVSLEFKTDKDYFMFGMDPERKVYCKSLKIKPGTNIVEIIYTDGDGKQTKKSVEIFRYSILYKVSEEPPSKFEEKPFHTRKNEERCKNCHDMRSLPEDMIPESPEKSPCYSCHKVLTSRKKVHAPSANWACNYCHIDVGLSYQRYETPFPISEKCFSCHEYREKVWMNKKYVHGPTSTGQCNICHNPHSSNNIFFLKKPIWNLCTSCHAEKASGTHVLAGFVFGKSHPTRGRPDPSRPGRELVCSSCHNPHASNYKYMFNNDYTGDRYICQMCHKK